Proteins encoded by one window of Aphis gossypii isolate Hap1 chromosome X, ASM2018417v2, whole genome shotgun sequence:
- the LOC126551764 gene encoding cyclin-dependent kinases regulatory subunit-like produces MSTQQNILFYSRIYEKVDKQDLRFVAISEEFSKTLPKDRTMTEAEWRNLGFELPSGWTHCGKIRPDQPANMVIFGKNKETNNS; encoded by the exons ATGTCAACacagcaaaatatattattttattcaagaaTATATGAGAAGGTGGATAAACAAGATTTGAG GTTTGTAGCTATATCAGAAGAATTTAGTAAGACATTACCCAAGGACCGTACGATGACTGAAGCTGAGTGGCGAAATCTTGGTTTTGAACTGCCAAGTGGCTGGACACATTGTGGAAAAATACGGCCAGATC aaCCTGCAAATATGGTgatatttggaaaaaataaagaaacaaataattcataa